One window from the genome of Thermaerobacter marianensis DSM 12885 encodes:
- a CDS encoding helix-turn-helix domain-containing protein, with translation MEVGKRIRDLRRQRGISLRDLARRSGVSKAYLSQLENDPARKPSVDVILRIATALGVSLTELLGPLPAVEGDAARTPGAAAGAPGDRPRIPSGGGGTHPGAVVAVTAATAASATGGQNGSSGHQDPAPAAPSWAPAPSAPGPAGPAPGSASSPAPTGPLDPAQLPWALRVFWEEHPDVPEEDIRSLAAITWHGRRPFTPTDYWVLHQVLTGMTRGV, from the coding sequence GTGGAGGTTGGCAAGCGCATCCGGGACCTGCGCCGGCAACGGGGGATCAGCCTGCGCGACCTGGCGCGCCGCTCCGGGGTGTCCAAGGCGTACCTTTCGCAGCTCGAAAACGATCCCGCACGCAAGCCTTCCGTCGATGTGATCCTGCGCATCGCCACGGCCCTGGGCGTCAGCCTGACCGAGCTGTTGGGGCCGCTGCCGGCGGTGGAGGGCGACGCCGCCCGTACCCCGGGCGCGGCGGCCGGCGCGCCCGGCGACCGTCCCCGGATCCCTTCCGGGGGTGGCGGCACACACCCGGGGGCGGTCGTTGCGGTGACCGCAGCGACCGCCGCCTCGGCCACCGGGGGCCAGAATGGGAGCTCCGGCCACCAGGACCCGGCGCCGGCAGCGCCGTCATGGGCGCCCGCACCGTCCGCCCCGGGACCGGCGGGCCCCGCCCCGGGGAGCGCCTCCTCGCCGGCGCCCACCGGGCCGCTGGATCCGGCCCAGCTGCCCTGGGCACTCCGGGTCTTCTGGGAGGAGCACCCCGACGTTCCCGAAGAGGACATCCGCTCCCTGGCGGCCATCACCTGGCACGGCCGGCGCCCCTTCACCCCGACGGACTACTGGGTCCTCCACCAGGTGCTGACGGGGATGACGCGAGGGGTCTGA
- the selB gene encoding selenocysteine-specific translation elongation factor: protein MTLVIGTAGHVDHGKTTLVRALTGVDTDRLQEEKRRGISIDLGFAPFRLPSGRAAAIVDVPGHERFVHNMAAGVHGMDLVLLVVAADEGVMPQTVEHLDILQLLGVRHGLVVLTKVDLVDDPAWLDLVEDDVRASLQGTFLAQAPVVRVAPPTGHGLDRLLAALEEAAARVPPRDAGGLARLPIDRVFTVTGFGTVVTGTLVSGTLRAGDRVEVQPGGLPARIRHLQVHGREVSEAAAGQRVAANLAGVDHTLLRRGQVLVHPGTLAATQWLAARVEWLPRAPWPLRHQERVRVHAGAAEVLGRVRLLEPARPWQPGESGWALIRLEEPLVAAPGDRFVLRTYSPPRTAGGGLVADVGRPWTRRAAPGRWLAAFLADEPATALTARLERAGRPRAAADLAREVGQPLSRVEAALAGAAAAGRTVPVGNGFWVAASVAERLAREVRAVLERYHRERPLEPGMSRDALVHVLQAGLPVPGAGGGGTGRVPEPEAGAALQALLEAWVARGILAVRDDRFHLPGWEPAAGAADRQRLQRIEAVYRQGGLAPPASAEEAATAAGMAPAEVLALIGLLERQGRLVRVDTGLWFTPEAIAEAWRRLRALEREHGPFTVAQARDALGVTRKWALPLLEFFDRRRWTRREGDLRRVVGGPEGPAAAGVWGHGDSNQTGTGAR from the coding sequence ATGACCCTGGTGATCGGCACGGCCGGCCACGTCGACCACGGCAAGACCACCCTGGTGCGCGCCCTGACGGGCGTGGACACCGACCGCCTGCAGGAGGAGAAGCGGCGGGGCATCTCTATCGACCTGGGCTTCGCGCCCTTCCGCCTGCCCAGCGGGCGCGCCGCCGCTATCGTCGATGTACCCGGCCACGAGCGCTTCGTCCACAACATGGCCGCCGGCGTCCACGGAATGGACCTGGTGCTGCTGGTGGTGGCCGCCGACGAGGGCGTCATGCCCCAGACGGTGGAGCACCTCGACATCCTCCAGCTGCTGGGCGTCCGCCACGGGCTGGTGGTGCTGACCAAGGTCGACCTGGTGGACGACCCGGCCTGGCTGGACCTGGTGGAGGACGACGTGCGCGCCAGCCTCCAGGGGACCTTTCTGGCCCAGGCACCGGTGGTCCGGGTCGCCCCGCCCACCGGCCACGGCCTCGACCGGCTGCTGGCAGCCCTGGAGGAGGCGGCCGCCCGGGTCCCGCCGCGGGACGCCGGCGGCCTGGCCCGGCTGCCCATCGACCGCGTCTTCACCGTGACCGGGTTCGGCACCGTGGTGACCGGCACCCTGGTGTCGGGCACCTTGCGGGCCGGCGACCGGGTGGAGGTCCAACCGGGCGGCCTGCCCGCCCGCATCCGGCACCTGCAGGTCCACGGCCGCGAGGTGTCGGAGGCCGCGGCGGGGCAGCGGGTGGCCGCCAACCTGGCCGGGGTCGACCATACCCTCTTGCGCCGGGGACAGGTCCTGGTGCACCCGGGTACCCTGGCCGCCACCCAATGGCTGGCGGCACGGGTGGAGTGGCTCCCCCGGGCCCCCTGGCCCCTCCGCCACCAGGAGCGGGTGCGGGTCCACGCCGGCGCGGCCGAGGTCCTCGGCCGGGTCCGGCTGCTGGAGCCGGCCCGGCCGTGGCAGCCGGGCGAGTCCGGCTGGGCGCTGATCCGGCTGGAGGAACCGTTGGTGGCCGCGCCGGGCGACCGGTTCGTCCTGCGCACCTACTCGCCGCCGCGTACGGCGGGCGGGGGCCTGGTGGCCGACGTGGGCCGGCCGTGGACCCGGCGGGCTGCGCCCGGCCGGTGGCTGGCGGCGTTTCTGGCGGACGAACCGGCCACCGCCCTGACCGCGCGCCTCGAGCGCGCGGGACGGCCCCGTGCCGCGGCGGACCTGGCCCGGGAGGTGGGCCAGCCCTTGTCGCGGGTGGAAGCCGCCCTGGCCGGGGCGGCGGCGGCCGGCCGGACCGTGCCGGTCGGGAACGGGTTCTGGGTGGCCGCCTCCGTGGCCGAGCGCCTGGCCCGGGAAGTGCGGGCCGTGCTGGAGCGCTACCACCGCGAGCGGCCCCTGGAGCCGGGTATGAGCCGGGACGCGCTGGTCCACGTCCTGCAGGCCGGCCTGCCGGTGCCGGGCGCCGGCGGGGGCGGTACCGGGAGGGTCCCGGAACCCGAGGCCGGGGCGGCCCTGCAGGCGCTCCTCGAGGCCTGGGTGGCCCGCGGGATTCTGGCCGTGCGCGACGACCGGTTCCACCTGCCGGGGTGGGAGCCGGCCGCCGGGGCCGCCGACCGCCAGCGACTTCAGCGGATCGAGGCGGTCTACCGGCAGGGCGGGCTGGCGCCGCCGGCCAGCGCCGAGGAGGCGGCGACGGCCGCCGGCATGGCGCCGGCCGAAGTCTTGGCACTGATCGGCCTGCTGGAGCGGCAGGGGCGCCTGGTGCGGGTGGACACGGGCCTGTGGTTCACGCCGGAGGCCATCGCCGAGGCGTGGCGCCGGCTGCGCGCCCTGGAGCGCGAGCACGGCCCCTTCACCGTCGCCCAGGCCCGGGACGCGCTGGGGGTCACTCGCAAGTGGGCGTTGCCGCTGCTGGAGTTCTTCGACCGGCGGCGCTGGACCCGCCGGGAAGGCGACCTGCGCCGCGTGGTCGGTGGTCCCGAGGGCCCGGCGGCCGCGGGCGTATGGGGCCATGGGGACTCCAACCAGACAGGGACCGGCGCCCGGTAG
- a CDS encoding NUDIX hydrolase produces the protein MIERQAAGGVVYRRAGSPAVMAGGAAPAGVGDEPGRPETAVEVLMVLDAYGHWALPKGGIEPGESPEAAALREIREETGIVGAIEAPLPAVRYRFRDGDEEVDKTVHYFLVRALNTGLRVQREELRDAA, from the coding sequence ATGATCGAACGGCAAGCCGCCGGCGGCGTGGTGTACCGGCGCGCCGGAAGCCCGGCCGTCATGGCCGGCGGCGCGGCGCCGGCTGGTGTCGGGGATGAACCCGGCCGCCCGGAGACGGCCGTCGAGGTCCTGATGGTCCTGGATGCCTATGGCCATTGGGCGCTGCCGAAGGGCGGGATCGAACCCGGGGAGTCGCCCGAAGCCGCTGCCCTGCGCGAGATCCGCGAGGAGACCGGCATCGTCGGGGCCATCGAAGCGCCCCTGCCGGCGGTACGGTACCGCTTCCGCGACGGCGACGAGGAAGTGGACAAGACGGTCCACTACTTCCTGGTCCGCGCCCTCAACACGGGACTTCGGGTCCAGCGCGAGGAACTGCGCGACGCGGCGTGA